A genomic window from Flavobacterium azooxidireducens includes:
- a CDS encoding glycoside hydrolase family 3 N-terminal domain-containing protein, translating into MNKKAILVLIILLSISSFSQDKLIEQKVENLLKQMTLEEKIGQLNQYTGDGGATGPVTINPNKQAEIKQGLIGSMLNVMGVQHTRQYQELAMQSRLKIPLLFGLDVVHGYKTTFPLPLAEAASWDLEAIEKSARIAAIEASANGIHWTFAPMVDIGRDPRWGRVMEGAGEDTYLGSKIAFARVKGFQGKKLGDLDAVMACSKHFAAYGAAVGGRDYNSVDMSERMLWETYLPPFKATVDAGVATFMNSFNDLNGIPATGNAYLQRDILKGKWNFKGFVVSDWGSIGEMIAHGYAKNGKEAAFSAITAGSDMDMESNAYRYNLAALVNEGKVDIALVDDAVRRILYKKFELGLFDDPYCFSNAERQKKALNNPEHTKFAREIAAKSIVLLKNENNLLPLSKQIKTIAFIGPAVKPARGNHGFWSIDVKEVDSTYIISQWKGLENKVGKNTKLLYARGCGFEDNSKAGFDEAIAIAKQADVVILTIGERWDMSGEAKSRSNIQLPGVQEDLVKAIHTTGKPMVVLINAGRPLVFDWTADNVPTILYTWWLGSEAGNAIADVLFGDYNPSAKLPMTFPRSEGQIPIYYNYFNTGRPSKEENHTNYVSAYIDLKNSPKFPFGYGLSYTTFEYSNLQLSSSKIKESEKITLSFQLKNSGKVAGEEVVQLYIQDKFASVVRPVKELKDFQKIKLQPNETKTITFIIDKEKLSFYNQKLDWITEPGEFEVMIGTSSADIRLNQLFELIN; encoded by the coding sequence ATGAATAAAAAGGCAATTTTAGTGTTGATTATTTTACTTTCAATTAGTTCTTTTTCACAAGACAAATTGATTGAACAAAAGGTTGAAAATCTTTTGAAACAAATGACGTTGGAAGAAAAAATTGGTCAACTTAATCAATATACAGGCGATGGTGGTGCGACAGGTCCGGTTACCATAAACCCAAACAAACAAGCAGAAATTAAACAAGGTTTAATCGGTTCCATGCTCAATGTGATGGGAGTTCAACACACGCGTCAATATCAAGAATTAGCCATGCAATCCCGATTAAAAATCCCTTTACTTTTCGGTTTAGATGTGGTGCACGGATACAAAACTACATTTCCACTTCCTTTGGCCGAAGCAGCCAGTTGGGATTTAGAAGCCATCGAAAAATCAGCCCGAATTGCAGCAATCGAAGCTTCTGCAAATGGAATTCACTGGACATTTGCTCCCATGGTCGATATCGGCCGTGATCCACGTTGGGGAAGAGTCATGGAAGGTGCCGGAGAAGATACCTACTTAGGTTCCAAAATAGCATTTGCTCGTGTAAAAGGCTTTCAAGGAAAAAAATTAGGCGATTTAGATGCCGTAATGGCTTGTTCCAAACATTTTGCAGCCTACGGAGCTGCTGTGGGAGGAAGAGATTATAATTCCGTCGATATGAGCGAACGAATGCTTTGGGAAACTTATTTGCCACCTTTCAAAGCCACTGTTGATGCCGGTGTTGCCACGTTTATGAACTCTTTTAACGACTTAAACGGAATTCCAGCCACCGGAAATGCCTATTTGCAACGTGATATTTTAAAAGGCAAATGGAATTTCAAAGGTTTTGTGGTTTCCGATTGGGGTTCAATCGGCGAAATGATTGCTCATGGCTATGCAAAAAACGGTAAAGAAGCAGCATTTTCAGCCATTACAGCCGGTAGCGATATGGATATGGAAAGTAATGCCTATCGCTATAATTTAGCCGCTTTAGTCAACGAGGGAAAAGTAGATATTGCTCTTGTGGACGATGCCGTTCGACGCATTTTATACAAAAAATTCGAATTAGGTTTGTTTGATGATCCGTACTGCTTTTCCAATGCAGAAAGACAAAAAAAGGCATTGAACAATCCTGAACACACCAAATTTGCTCGTGAAATTGCCGCAAAAAGTATTGTTTTACTCAAAAATGAAAACAATTTACTTCCGCTTTCCAAACAAATCAAAACCATTGCTTTTATTGGTCCTGCCGTAAAACCTGCTCGAGGAAACCACGGTTTTTGGTCAATTGATGTGAAAGAAGTCGATTCAACCTACATCATTTCACAATGGAAAGGATTAGAAAATAAAGTCGGCAAAAACACCAAACTGCTTTATGCCAGAGGTTGCGGTTTTGAAGATAACAGTAAAGCCGGTTTTGACGAAGCAATTGCCATTGCCAAACAAGCCGATGTGGTTATTCTAACCATTGGTGAACGTTGGGACATGAGCGGCGAAGCAAAAAGCCGAAGCAATATTCAATTACCTGGTGTGCAAGAAGATTTAGTAAAAGCCATTCACACCACCGGAAAACCAATGGTCGTGCTCATTAATGCCGGAAGACCACTTGTTTTTGATTGGACAGCCGATAACGTTCCTACCATTCTTTATACGTGGTGGTTAGGTAGCGAAGCCGGAAATGCCATTGCCGATGTATTGTTTGGCGATTATAATCCGTCTGCCAAATTACCAATGACTTTCCCTAGGAGTGAAGGACAAATTCCCATTTACTATAATTATTTCAACACCGGAAGACCTTCAAAAGAAGAAAATCATACCAATTATGTTTCGGCGTATATCGATTTAAAAAACTCACCTAAATTTCCCTTCGGATATGGGTTGAGTTATACCACATTTGAGTATTCTAATCTTCAACTTTCATCTTCAAAAATAAAAGAATCAGAAAAAATCACACTTTCATTTCAACTAAAAAATTCCGGAAAAGTTGCAGGAGAAGAAGTCGTTCAGTTGTATATTCAAGACAAATTTGCTTCAGTAGTTCGTCCTGTTAAAGAGTTGAAAGACTTTCAAAAAATAAAACTTCAACCCAACGAAACAAAAACAATTACGTTTATAATCGACAA
- a CDS encoding glycoside hydrolase family 30 protein, with the protein MKFSIALLLVSAVVLGQTKNKSNTDNLQPKPVTIYTSAPDSNLKMTKTGQETFKPYSQPLETQLCIFVHPNKKNQIFLGIGGAITDASAEVFAKLSKEKQEEFLNAYFDKEKGIGYTIIRTNIHSCDFSSGSYTYVEEGDKELKTFSIEHDRAFKIPLIKKAMAKAGKTTFYASPWSPPAFMKDSKNMLKGGKLLPEFYQSWANYYVKFVQAYEKEGIPVWGLTIQNEPMATQIWESCIYTAEEERDFLKKYLGPTLHKNGLKDLKITVWDHNRDLLTQRASTVLDDPEAAKYVWGIGFHWYENWSGGNPMFENVGKVHQMYPDKNLLFTEGCVEKFSAEKYQFWANGQRYGRSMIHDFNNGTVGWTDWNILLDQNGGPNHVGNFCFSPIHGDTSTGELIYTPSYYFIGHFSKFIKPGAKNISNSVSRSQLIATTFQNPNGELVTVVMNESDKELTYLLSNNNQVSELKIPAKAIQTLVY; encoded by the coding sequence ATGAAATTTTCTATCGCCTTATTGTTGGTTTCCGCAGTTGTTCTCGGGCAAACAAAGAATAAATCCAATACAGATAATCTACAGCCAAAACCGGTTACAATTTATACATCGGCACCTGACTCCAACTTAAAAATGACCAAAACCGGTCAGGAAACTTTTAAGCCCTACAGTCAACCTTTGGAAACACAATTGTGCATTTTTGTTCATCCAAACAAAAAAAATCAAATTTTCTTAGGAATTGGAGGAGCAATAACTGATGCCAGTGCCGAAGTTTTTGCTAAATTATCCAAAGAAAAACAAGAAGAATTTTTGAATGCTTATTTTGATAAGGAAAAAGGTATCGGTTATACCATCATTAGAACTAACATCCACAGCTGCGATTTTAGTTCCGGAAGCTATACGTATGTAGAAGAAGGTGATAAAGAATTAAAAACTTTTTCTATCGAACACGACCGAGCTTTTAAAATTCCATTAATCAAAAAAGCAATGGCAAAAGCGGGTAAAACCACGTTTTATGCTAGTCCGTGGAGTCCGCCGGCTTTTATGAAAGATTCTAAGAATATGCTTAAAGGCGGCAAGTTATTACCAGAATTCTATCAGTCGTGGGCAAATTACTATGTAAAATTTGTGCAGGCTTATGAAAAAGAAGGCATTCCGGTTTGGGGTTTAACCATTCAAAATGAACCAATGGCAACTCAAATTTGGGAATCGTGCATTTATACTGCCGAAGAAGAACGCGATTTCTTAAAAAAATATTTAGGCCCAACATTGCATAAAAATGGATTAAAAGACCTAAAAATCACCGTGTGGGATCATAACAGAGATTTGCTTACGCAAAGAGCCAGCACCGTGTTAGATGATCCTGAAGCGGCCAAATATGTGTGGGGAATTGGTTTCCATTGGTATGAAAATTGGAGCGGCGGAAATCCGATGTTTGAAAATGTTGGAAAAGTACACCAAATGTATCCCGATAAAAATCTATTGTTTACAGAAGGTTGTGTAGAAAAATTCTCTGCCGAAAAATATCAATTTTGGGCAAACGGACAACGTTACGGTCGTTCAATGATTCACGATTTTAATAACGGAACTGTAGGTTGGACCGATTGGAATATTTTATTAGACCAAAACGGTGGACCAAATCACGTAGGCAACTTTTGTTTTTCACCCATTCATGGCGATACATCAACCGGAGAATTGATTTATACTCCATCGTATTATTTCATTGGACATTTTTCAAAATTTATCAAACCGGGAGCAAAAAACATTAGTAATTCGGTCAGCCGAAGTCAGTTAATTGCCACTACTTTTCAAAATCCAAACGGAGAATTAGTAACCGTTGTTATGAATGAATCCGATAAAGAATTAACCTATTTATTAAGTAATAATAATCAAGTAAGCGAACTAAAAATTCCGGCTAAAGCGATACAGACATTGGTTTATTAA